The Bacteroidota bacterium genome has a window encoding:
- a CDS encoding AAA family ATPase → MKRIFIKKLIEWKDKKKHKPIILRGARQVGKTWIVKYFGNKYFKNRFHIVDFEKHPDWHIIFEKNLDVKRIILELELLLNVSIDTKKDLLFFDEIQNCPRAIMSLRYFYEELPTLHLISTGSLLEFAIKKIPFPVGRVQIMTMYPMTFLEYLLAINKKKMVDILLGNTLKLSETIHQLILEELRLYLFIGGMPECVKTYKETHKLKNISEIQAGLIETFKADFSKYTPHVDHRCIKNVLNNVSKSVGNQIKYTKLTDSFSMPTNKKAFDLLNMARIVYKISSVSPAGIPLGASASERKFKAIMLDIGLMQHLCGINISEEIHKTDLLNIYNGALVEQFVGQELLALTENEVYYWSRDAKSSSAEVDYVIEKNGKILPIEVKSGVAGKLKSLHLLLERYKNISTGLVLSSRPYFELPEQKLIFSPIYGLNNLIDNL, encoded by the coding sequence ATGAAACGAATATTTATAAAAAAACTTATAGAATGGAAAGATAAAAAAAAACATAAACCGATTATTTTACGAGGGGCTCGTCAAGTTGGGAAAACTTGGATTGTTAAGTATTTTGGTAATAAATATTTTAAGAATAGATTTCATATTGTTGATTTTGAAAAACATCCTGATTGGCATATAATTTTTGAAAAAAATCTTGATGTAAAACGAATCATTTTAGAATTAGAACTTCTATTAAATGTTTCTATTGATACCAAAAAGGATTTATTATTTTTTGATGAAATTCAAAATTGTCCACGAGCGATTATGTCGTTGAGATATTTTTATGAAGAATTACCAACTTTACATCTTATTTCAACAGGTTCTCTTTTGGAATTTGCAATAAAAAAGATACCTTTTCCGGTAGGGCGAGTTCAAATTATGACTATGTATCCTATGACATTTTTAGAATATTTATTAGCTATTAATAAGAAAAAAATGGTGGATATACTTCTTGGAAACACATTGAAATTATCGGAAACTATTCATCAACTAATATTGGAAGAACTTAGATTATATTTGTTCATAGGTGGAATGCCAGAATGTGTAAAAACATATAAAGAGACACATAAATTAAAAAATATTTCGGAAATTCAAGCAGGATTGATAGAGACATTTAAAGCGGATTTCTCAAAATATACTCCTCATGTTGACCATCGTTGCATCAAAAATGTTTTAAATAATGTATCAAAATCCGTTGGAAATCAGATAAAATATACAAAATTGACAGATAGTTTTAGTATGCCAACAAATAAAAAAGCATTTGATTTATTGAATATGGCACGAATTGTTTACAAAATATCATCTGTGTCACCTGCTGGAATTCCACTCGGTGCCTCTGCTTCCGAACGAAAATTTAAAGCCATAATGTTGGATATTGGATTGATGCAACATTTGTGTGGAATAAATATTAGTGAAGAAATTCACAAAACGGATTTATTAAATATTTATAATGGAGCATTGGTAGAACAATTTGTCGGACAGGAATTATTGGCATTAACTGAAAATGAAGTATATTATTGGTCTCGTGATGCAAAAAGCAGTTCTGCAGAAGTTGATTATGTAATTGAAAAAAATGGCAAAATATTGCCAATTGAAGTCAAAAGTGGTGTAGCGGGAAAATTAAAAAGTTTACATTTACTATTAGAAAGATATAAAAATATTTCAACAGGTTTAGTACTTTCATCTCGTCCATATTTTGAATTACCAGAACAGAAACTTATTTTTTCCCCGATTTATGGTTTGAATAATTTAATTGATAATTTGTGA